The Gordonibacter urolithinfaciens genome contains a region encoding:
- a CDS encoding DnaJ C-terminal domain-containing protein — protein sequence MAATPDYYKTLGVARNATADEIKKAFRKLARKHHPDTGGDEAKFKELNEAYEVLSDDKKRKLYDQYGTANENQIPHGWGGGGNVNVEDIFGGAGAGAGGFGSWADILESIRHGDGAFGSDWDFGDLSGFGGGARQPRPRKGQDMNVTLNVSFDEAFKGAEKLVTVRVPGRADKETLTVKIPAGAVDGGRLRFKGKGGPGENGGAAGDLLITTKIDEHPYYSRKGADVEVNVPVTVAEAALGASVVVPAPDGTKVRVRVPAGTQDETVLNIKGKGAPRVKGEGTGDLKVKIDVQVPKAMNDGQKKAMEDFLAATTDDVRSWQ from the coding sequence ATGGCAGCGACTCCCGACTACTATAAAACGCTCGGCGTTGCGCGCAACGCCACGGCTGACGAGATAAAGAAGGCGTTCCGCAAGCTCGCGCGCAAGCACCACCCCGACACGGGCGGCGACGAGGCGAAGTTCAAGGAGCTCAACGAAGCGTACGAGGTGCTGTCCGACGACAAGAAGCGCAAGTTGTACGACCAGTACGGGACCGCGAACGAGAACCAGATCCCGCATGGCTGGGGCGGTGGCGGCAACGTGAACGTCGAGGACATCTTCGGCGGAGCCGGAGCCGGCGCCGGCGGGTTCGGCAGCTGGGCCGACATCCTTGAGAGCATCCGCCACGGCGACGGCGCCTTCGGAAGCGATTGGGACTTCGGCGACCTGTCCGGCTTCGGCGGCGGCGCGCGCCAGCCACGGCCCCGCAAGGGCCAGGACATGAACGTGACGCTGAACGTGTCGTTCGACGAGGCGTTCAAGGGCGCAGAAAAGCTCGTGACCGTGCGCGTGCCCGGACGGGCCGACAAGGAAACGCTCACGGTGAAGATACCGGCCGGCGCTGTGGATGGCGGCCGCCTGCGCTTCAAGGGCAAGGGCGGTCCCGGCGAGAACGGCGGCGCGGCGGGCGACCTGCTGATCACGACGAAGATCGACGAGCACCCCTACTACTCTCGGAAGGGGGCCGACGTGGAGGTGAACGTGCCCGTGACCGTGGCCGAGGCGGCGCTGGGCGCCAGCGTCGTCGTGCCCGCACCCGACGGCACGAAGGTGCGCGTCCGCGTGCCCGCCGGCACGCAGGATGAGACGGTGCTCAACATCAAGGGCAAGGGCGCCCCGCGCGTGAAGGGCGAGGGCACCGGTGACCTGAAGGTGAAGATAGACGTGCAGGTGCCGAAGGCCATGAACGACGGCCAGAAGAAGGCCATGGAGGACTTCCTTGCGGCAACCACGGACGACGTGAGGAGCTGGCAATGA
- a CDS encoding heat shock protein transcriptional repressor HspR gives MTDRTDRNRPLYMISVAAQLAGVHPQTLRTYEQKGLVTPQRTSGNTRMYSQADIERLELINELTGEGINLAGVIRILDLQGRLDERDNELDDLHKRVRRLADRVHELETRESVNSLVRASDMPTALRRLP, from the coding sequence ATGACCGACCGTACCGACCGCAACCGCCCGCTCTACATGATAAGCGTGGCCGCCCAGCTTGCCGGCGTGCATCCGCAGACGTTGCGCACCTACGAGCAGAAGGGCCTCGTCACGCCGCAGCGCACGAGCGGCAACACGCGCATGTACTCGCAGGCCGACATCGAGCGGCTGGAGCTCATCAACGAGCTCACCGGCGAGGGCATCAACCTGGCCGGCGTCATCCGCATCCTGGACTTGCAGGGGCGGCTGGACGAGCGCGACAACGAGCTGGACGACCTGCACAAACGCGTGCGCCGATTGGCCGATCGCGTGCACGAGCTGGAAACGCGCGAGAGCGTGAACTCGCTCGTGCGGGCATCCGACATGCCCACGGCGCTGCGGCGCCTTCCCTGA
- a CDS encoding zinc ribbon domain-containing protein, producing MGMFSFSSKKKRKYGQGGSTQYQQKGFLSGLGFGSFSSSDRRKAAYRQQGYGQHPAQVQAHQQPGPMGGMPTAVAPMAAPAAGTACAQCGTAIPAGSKFCLQCGAKVNQGGFCASCGSQLPPGAKFCPSCGMPR from the coding sequence ATGGGCATGTTCTCGTTCAGCAGCAAGAAGAAGCGCAAGTACGGCCAGGGCGGCAGCACCCAGTACCAGCAGAAGGGCTTCCTGTCCGGTCTGGGCTTCGGCTCGTTCAGCAGCTCCGACCGTCGCAAGGCGGCTTACCGCCAACAGGGGTACGGCCAGCATCCGGCGCAGGTGCAGGCGCACCAGCAGCCTGGCCCGATGGGCGGCATGCCGACGGCCGTCGCGCCCATGGCCGCCCCCGCCGCCGGCACGGCTTGCGCGCAGTGCGGCACGGCCATCCCGGCCGGGTCCAAATTCTGCCTCCAGTGCGGTGCGAAGGTGAACCAGGGCGGTTTCTGCGCCTCGTGCGGATCGCAACTGCCGCCGGGCGCGAAGTTCTGTCCCTCCTGCGGCATGCCGCGGTAG
- a CDS encoding protein kinase domain-containing protein yields the protein MSRVAEHLVALPYRRFCGRTVQGYRIGRLTGIGGSGAVFDAVGPGGAPAALKLLRPLRPAYDLASVWREVAPLSRVDHPAVPAWRGIVRAGCAYFIVLERMPGDSLATWLFERHHAFGAVEVAGMGAQLADALIALHEAGAAHGDLRPANILYDGERVSLVDFGLSRLVEEGAEAFAAACAADIAGFADLVLYLRYSSFDSSRQGGSWRDELPLAPDQRCFLEEAFAGADAPGTALSAREARARFLGAFASRCFT from the coding sequence GTGTCCCGCGTTGCCGAGCACCTCGTGGCGTTGCCGTACCGGCGCTTCTGCGGGCGCACGGTGCAGGGCTACCGCATAGGAAGGCTGACGGGCATCGGCGGCTCGGGCGCCGTGTTCGACGCCGTCGGTCCCGGCGGCGCCCCGGCGGCGCTGAAGCTCCTGCGTCCCCTTCGCCCTGCCTACGACCTCGCCTCCGTGTGGCGCGAGGTGGCGCCGCTCTCCCGCGTTGACCATCCAGCCGTGCCGGCGTGGCGCGGCATCGTGCGCGCAGGATGCGCCTACTTCATCGTGCTTGAGCGCATGCCGGGCGACTCGCTCGCCACCTGGCTGTTCGAACGACACCATGCGTTCGGAGCCGTAGAAGTCGCGGGCATGGGCGCGCAACTGGCCGACGCGCTCATCGCCCTCCACGAGGCCGGCGCGGCTCACGGCGACCTGCGCCCGGCAAACATCCTGTACGATGGAGAGCGGGTCTCGCTCGTCGACTTCGGTCTTAGCCGGCTCGTGGAGGAAGGTGCGGAGGCGTTCGCTGCCGCCTGCGCCGCGGACATCGCCGGTTTCGCCGATCTTGTGCTTTACCTGCGGTACTCGTCATTCGACTCCTCGCGCCAGGGAGGCTCCTGGCGTGACGAGCTGCCGCTTGCTCCTGATCAGCGGTGCTTTCTCGAGGAGGCGTTCGCCGGTGCGGATGCACCGGGCACCGCCCTTTCCGCCCGCGAGGCCCGCGCCCGCTTTCTCGGCGCATTCGCGTCCCGGTGTTTCACGTGA
- a CDS encoding TrkH family potassium uptake protein, which translates to MWQRFSLYDIRVIGHYLGVLVLFSTIALLVPLATAIACGEWEPASHYLLTIGISLILGSGLRFLRIEPGRLGRQQALAVTGFAWIVLAFVASIPLYLSGHFASYLDALFDGVSGITTTGASIILDLDHLSNADNMWRFMMHLLGGFGLIVVALSFGLFGKRSGASLYSSEGRSEHVVPNVVQTSQFIAKIGMGFIIVATAILSLMCLFVGMEPLRAVLQSLWLSISGFTTGGFAPMSQSIMYYHSFPIEVVLMMLMLLGSVNFVLHSEIWKGHVAVFFRDLEIRTMVLWLAVMTCVFAASLSASLNFSDLPAMLRRGGFMVISAFSTTGFQNITTNQLTGALSSGAFLVVALLMAVGGSGGSTSGGVKFSRVGIIAKSIVATIKEALAPDSARVVVSYNHVGRRMVTPEVVKEAMTVFTLYVLTYVIGALVGISHGYEATQAIFESVAMASNGGVSSGLAAPGMPATLEVFYIVQMWAGRLEFVTLLALIVEIFVSFKPRRRAPQIRTGEVL; encoded by the coding sequence ATGTGGCAGCGGTTCTCCCTCTACGACATACGTGTCATCGGGCACTATCTGGGCGTGCTCGTCCTGTTCTCCACCATTGCGCTGCTCGTGCCGCTGGCCACGGCCATCGCGTGCGGCGAGTGGGAACCGGCCTCGCACTACCTGCTGACCATCGGCATCTCGCTAATCCTGGGCTCGGGCCTGCGCTTCCTGCGCATTGAGCCCGGTCGGCTCGGCCGCCAGCAGGCGCTGGCCGTGACCGGCTTCGCGTGGATCGTGCTTGCGTTTGTGGCGAGCATACCGCTGTACCTCTCCGGCCATTTTGCCAGCTACCTCGACGCGTTGTTCGACGGCGTGTCGGGTATCACCACCACGGGCGCCAGCATCATCCTCGATCTCGACCATCTTTCGAATGCCGACAACATGTGGCGTTTCATGATGCACCTTTTAGGAGGATTCGGCCTGATCGTGGTGGCGCTGTCGTTCGGGTTGTTCGGCAAGCGCTCGGGTGCGAGCCTGTACTCGTCGGAGGGGCGCAGCGAGCACGTCGTGCCCAACGTGGTGCAAACGTCGCAGTTCATCGCCAAGATCGGCATGGGGTTCATCATTGTTGCCACGGCTATACTCTCCCTTATGTGCCTGTTCGTCGGTATGGAACCGCTGCGCGCCGTCCTGCAATCGCTCTGGCTGTCCATATCCGGCTTCACGACAGGCGGCTTCGCTCCTATGAGCCAGAGCATCATGTACTACCACTCGTTCCCCATCGAGGTGGTGCTCATGATGCTCATGCTACTGGGCTCCGTCAACTTCGTGCTGCACTCCGAGATATGGAAAGGCCACGTGGCCGTGTTCTTCCGGGATCTGGAGATACGCACCATGGTGCTGTGGCTTGCCGTGATGACGTGCGTGTTCGCGGCCTCGCTGTCCGCCAGCCTGAACTTCTCCGACCTGCCGGCCATGCTGAGGCGCGGCGGGTTCATGGTCATCTCGGCATTCTCCACCACCGGCTTTCAGAACATCACCACGAACCAGCTCACCGGCGCGCTGTCGTCGGGCGCGTTCCTCGTGGTGGCCCTGCTCATGGCCGTGGGTGGCAGCGGAGGGTCCACGTCGGGCGGCGTGAAGTTCAGCCGCGTGGGCATCATAGCGAAATCCATCGTGGCCACCATCAAGGAGGCGCTCGCGCCTGACTCCGCGCGTGTGGTGGTGTCGTACAACCACGTGGGCCGTCGCATGGTGACGCCCGAGGTGGTGAAGGAGGCCATGACGGTGTTCACGCTGTACGTGCTCACCTACGTCATCGGCGCGCTCGTGGGCATCTCGCACGGGTACGAGGCCACGCAGGCCATTTTCGAGTCGGTGGCCATGGCATCGAACGGCGGCGTGTCTTCGGGGCTGGCCGCGCCTGGCATGCCGGCCACGCTGGAGGTGTTCTATATCGTGCAGATGTGGGCCGGCCGTCTGGAGTTCGTGACGCTGCTCGCGCTGATCGTGGAGATATTCGTGTCGTTCAAGCCGCGCCGGCGCGCGCCGCAGATACGGACAGGTGAGGTGCTGTGA
- a CDS encoding hydrolase, with the protein MRATDQARERACGARSAEGEGACGCRAPHGREAGFFYGEALGWLRRALAALVLAGALTTTLVPGSAFADDDENLVNPQQRPDSSFIYDTSIAALGNADAYYDNQTVQVVGEAIGDSIREGLDNRHRWITLAANEKDSTATVSVLMTVEQAAKIDTFGKYGTTGTKLQVRGTFHLVCTEHEGLTDLHADIVTVVDKGKHHEDEFDVNAFVPGAIATALGLALMGVFYYLRERQR; encoded by the coding sequence ATGCGGGCGACCGACCAGGCAAGGGAGCGCGCCTGCGGGGCGCGGAGCGCCGAAGGCGAGGGGGCTTGCGGTTGCCGTGCGCCTCACGGCCGTGAGGCAGGTTTCTTCTACGGTGAAGCCCTTGGGTGGCTGCGCCGCGCCCTTGCCGCGCTCGTGCTGGCTGGGGCGCTGACGACGACGCTCGTGCCAGGCTCGGCGTTCGCGGACGACGACGAGAACCTGGTGAACCCCCAGCAGCGTCCCGACAGCTCGTTCATCTACGACACCTCCATCGCGGCGCTCGGCAACGCCGATGCATACTACGACAACCAGACCGTGCAGGTGGTGGGCGAGGCCATCGGGGACAGCATCCGCGAGGGCTTGGACAACCGCCACCGGTGGATCACGCTCGCCGCCAACGAGAAGGACTCCACCGCAACGGTGTCGGTGCTGATGACCGTCGAGCAGGCGGCGAAGATAGACACGTTTGGCAAGTACGGCACCACCGGCACGAAGCTGCAGGTGCGCGGTACGTTCCACCTGGTGTGCACCGAGCACGAGGGACTCACCGACCTGCACGCCGACATCGTGACCGTGGTGGATAAGGGCAAGCACCATGAAGACGAGTTCGACGTGAATGCGTTCGTTCCCGGCGCCATTGCCACAGCGTTGGGGCTCGCGCTCATGGGCGTGTTCTACTATCTGCGCGAACGGCAGCGCTAG
- the rsgA gene encoding ribosome small subunit-dependent GTPase A, whose product MQKGQVVKLDRGYPLVRMDEGRLVRCEHATALVKGEQVRAVIGDWVEVTVPAGHDKGIIEAILPRTRAFVRKDPTERALPQVLAANFDRVFVAQPLSDMNFKRLERELVLAYETGAAVTVVLTKADLAESEDAVRTVRDHVRELAGPAAETVVVSAAEPASVEAVRALVPPGTTAVFIGKSGVGKSSLVNLLVGHEVQETAEVREGDGKGRHTTVSREMIPVPGGGFVVDMPGVRGLGLWDADAGIEAAFADVEQLAEQCRFRDCRHQDEPGCAVRAAVDSGELSEARFASYQGLRQETAQVKERREEARRLRGEKASTSGKRRPPKSRKGKRG is encoded by the coding sequence TTGCAGAAGGGCCAGGTCGTCAAGCTGGATCGCGGGTATCCGCTCGTGCGGATGGACGAGGGGCGGCTCGTGCGCTGCGAGCACGCCACGGCGCTTGTGAAGGGCGAGCAGGTGCGGGCCGTCATCGGCGACTGGGTGGAGGTGACGGTTCCCGCGGGCCACGACAAGGGCATCATCGAGGCCATCCTGCCTCGTACGCGCGCGTTCGTGCGCAAGGACCCCACGGAGCGGGCGCTGCCCCAGGTGCTGGCTGCGAACTTCGACCGCGTGTTCGTGGCACAGCCGCTCTCCGATATGAATTTCAAGCGGCTCGAGCGCGAGCTCGTGCTGGCCTACGAGACGGGCGCCGCCGTGACCGTGGTGCTCACAAAGGCCGACCTCGCCGAAAGCGAGGATGCCGTGCGCACCGTGCGCGACCACGTGCGCGAGCTGGCAGGGCCCGCTGCGGAGACGGTGGTGGTGTCGGCGGCGGAGCCGGCAAGCGTGGAGGCCGTGCGTGCCCTCGTGCCTCCCGGCACGACGGCTGTCTTCATCGGCAAGAGCGGCGTGGGGAAGTCGAGCCTGGTGAACCTGCTGGTTGGTCATGAGGTGCAGGAGACGGCCGAAGTGCGCGAGGGCGACGGCAAAGGCCGCCATACCACGGTGAGCCGCGAGATGATTCCCGTGCCAGGCGGCGGCTTCGTGGTGGACATGCCCGGCGTGAGGGGCTTGGGCCTCTGGGATGCCGATGCGGGCATCGAGGCCGCGTTCGCCGACGTCGAGCAGCTGGCCGAGCAGTGCCGCTTCCGCGACTGCCGCCATCAGGACGAGCCCGGCTGCGCCGTGCGCGCCGCCGTTGACTCGGGCGAGCTAAGCGAGGCCCGCTTCGCCTCCTACCAGGGCCTGCGCCAGGAGACTGCCCAGGTGAAGGAGCGCCGCGAGGAAGCCCGACGCCTGCGCGGCGAGAAAGCCTCCACCAGCGGCAAGCGCCGCCCACCCAAATCCCGCAAGGGAAAGAGGGGCTAG
- a CDS encoding QueT transporter family protein encodes MNKGRSSYVAQAGMIAAVYAAATLVALLLLQGLAWGPVQFRISEAVCVLAVLTPAAVPGLTVGCIVANLIALAVNGTGALGLLDVVFGSLATFLGALWCWKMRERPKLALLGPVIANAVIVPAYLPLLLQGLGFYTIPFTSIALDGAYVPMYLFGLIATGIGEALVMYVLGLPLLSALKRFRVVKQPAKAS; translated from the coding sequence ATGAACAAGGGAAGATCGTCGTACGTCGCCCAGGCGGGCATGATCGCGGCCGTGTACGCCGCCGCCACGCTCGTCGCGTTGCTGCTTTTGCAGGGGTTGGCATGGGGGCCGGTCCAGTTCCGCATATCGGAGGCGGTGTGCGTGCTGGCCGTGCTCACGCCGGCGGCCGTGCCGGGGCTCACGGTGGGCTGCATCGTGGCGAACCTCATCGCGCTGGCCGTGAACGGAACGGGGGCGCTCGGCTTGCTGGACGTGGTGTTCGGCAGCCTGGCCACGTTCCTGGGCGCGCTGTGGTGTTGGAAGATGCGCGAGCGTCCGAAGCTCGCGCTGCTCGGGCCGGTGATCGCGAACGCGGTGATCGTGCCCGCGTACCTGCCGCTCTTGCTGCAGGGCTTGGGCTTCTACACCATCCCGTTCACGAGCATCGCGTTGGACGGCGCCTACGTGCCCATGTACCTGTTCGGCTTGATAGCCACCGGTATCGGCGAGGCGCTGGTCATGTACGTGCTGGGTTTGCCGCTGCTTTCGGCGCTCAAGCGCTTCCGTGTGGTGAAGCAGCCGGCGAAGGCGTCGTAG
- a CDS encoding glycosyltransferase family 2 protein, whose protein sequence is MNPVIVIPTFVSARRRKEGGGVLTTYDHATPISAPGELPRLLHSLQKVRGIGQIVVLVVSEPSIENQAAEKVQTQVSQYPSLNVAVVGAPELALIQQRMEQLGLGKLQKEIGLSGYGAIRNLGLVVANTLGFDSVVFLDDDEVVDDADFLQKAMYGLGKLTKKGIPILAKTGFYFNSEGTYLSKSQDKWYNHFWQQGKAFNKMMTKAMRGPRLSRSNHVCGGCLALHKEAFKRLSFDPWIARGEDLDYMLDLRMYGSDIWLDNQWSLRHLPPETESEGTRFRQDIFRWLYEFRKMEYSRTQIDLLQVKPSSLEPYPGPFLEPGITRRIRLTAFLRSLARPDKKAYRRAAKAATGEATTYAQRNCSKYFEFQFVWPELMARMENDQILRTALIQSAAQRQLGVDSPRQAAAVAAQAAGIDPGVTSEIRLNIAE, encoded by the coding sequence ATGAACCCGGTTATCGTCATACCGACCTTCGTCTCTGCCCGTCGCCGCAAGGAAGGCGGCGGCGTTTTGACCACCTACGACCACGCCACGCCCATCTCGGCCCCGGGCGAGCTGCCGCGCCTGCTGCACTCGCTGCAGAAGGTGCGCGGCATCGGTCAGATCGTGGTGCTGGTGGTGAGCGAGCCGTCCATCGAGAACCAGGCGGCCGAGAAGGTGCAGACGCAGGTATCGCAGTACCCTTCTCTCAACGTGGCCGTGGTGGGAGCGCCCGAGCTCGCGCTCATCCAGCAGCGCATGGAGCAGCTGGGCCTGGGCAAGCTTCAGAAGGAGATCGGCCTGTCGGGCTACGGCGCCATCCGCAACCTGGGTCTCGTGGTGGCGAACACGCTCGGCTTCGACTCGGTGGTCTTCCTGGACGACGACGAGGTGGTGGACGACGCCGATTTCCTGCAGAAAGCCATGTACGGCCTGGGCAAGCTCACGAAGAAGGGCATCCCCATCCTGGCCAAGACGGGCTTCTACTTCAACTCCGAGGGCACGTACCTCTCGAAGAGCCAGGACAAGTGGTACAACCACTTCTGGCAGCAGGGCAAGGCGTTCAACAAGATGATGACGAAGGCCATGCGCGGCCCGCGCCTGTCGCGCTCGAACCACGTGTGCGGCGGCTGCCTGGCGCTGCACAAAGAGGCATTCAAGCGCCTGTCGTTCGACCCGTGGATCGCGCGCGGCGAGGATCTGGATTACATGCTGGACCTGCGCATGTACGGATCGGACATCTGGCTGGACAACCAGTGGAGCCTGCGCCACCTGCCGCCCGAGACCGAGAGCGAGGGCACGCGCTTCCGCCAGGATATCTTCCGCTGGCTCTACGAGTTCCGCAAGATGGAGTACAGCCGCACGCAGATCGACCTCTTGCAGGTGAAGCCCTCCTCGCTCGAGCCGTATCCGGGGCCGTTCCTGGAGCCCGGCATCACGCGACGCATCCGCCTGACGGCGTTTTTGCGCAGCCTGGCGCGTCCCGACAAGAAGGCCTATCGCCGCGCCGCGAAGGCTGCGACGGGAGAGGCCACCACGTACGCGCAGCGCAACTGCTCGAAGTACTTCGAGTTCCAGTTCGTCTGGCCCGAGCTCATGGCGCGCATGGAGAACGACCAGATCCTGCGCACGGCGCTCATCCAGTCGGCCGCGCAACGACAGCTGGGTGTGGACTCCCCGCGCCAAGCGGCGGCAGTGGCTGCTCAGGCGGCCGGCATCGACCCCGGCGTGACGAGCGAGATCCGCCTCAACATCGCCGAGTAG